A stretch of the Dechloromonas sp. TW-R-39-2 genome encodes the following:
- a CDS encoding AMP-binding protein: MNMQSYVHGASNQPLIGQTIGAYFDEVCARFAEREALVVRHQNVRMTYATLKETVDNLACGLRRLGLKPGERIGIWSQNNTEWVLTQFATAKAGLVMVNINPAYRRSELEYVLNKVGCRALILAPSFKSSNYLEMLQDLAPELASGTPGDIQCARLPELKHVIRMGEERTPGMLNFDTLRLPAARHELNALAELAETLQFDDPINIQFTSGTTGAPKGATLSHHNILNNGFFIGEAMRLTPEDRLCIPVPLYHCFGMVLGNLACLTHGSAMIFPGEGFDPLSTLETVAEEQCTALHGVPTMFIAVLDHPDFAKYDLSRLRTGIMAGSPCPIEVMKRVLDQMHMNEVTIAYGMTETSPVSFQSSVDDPVERRVSTVGRVQPHVEVKIVDTDGRIVPRGTAGELLTRGYSVMLGYWGDEVRTREAIDAAGWMHTGDLAVIDEAGYCNIVGRLKDMVIRGGENIYPREIEEFLYRHPKVQDVQVIGVPDPKYGEELCAWIILKPGQNATDQDIRDFCQGQIAHYKVPRHIRFVENFPMTITGKIQKFMMRNAMKQELGIQEQAHA, encoded by the coding sequence ATGAACATGCAAAGTTACGTCCACGGGGCCAGTAACCAACCCCTGATCGGCCAAACCATCGGCGCATATTTTGACGAGGTCTGTGCCCGCTTCGCCGAGCGCGAAGCACTGGTCGTTCGCCACCAGAACGTGCGGATGACTTACGCCACGCTCAAGGAAACCGTCGATAACCTAGCCTGCGGCCTGCGCCGTCTTGGCCTGAAACCCGGCGAGCGAATCGGCATCTGGTCGCAAAACAACACGGAGTGGGTACTCACACAGTTTGCCACCGCCAAGGCCGGCCTGGTGATGGTCAATATCAACCCGGCTTACCGACGCTCGGAACTGGAATACGTACTCAACAAGGTCGGCTGTCGCGCCCTGATCCTCGCCCCCAGCTTCAAGTCGAGCAACTATCTGGAAATGCTGCAGGATCTGGCACCGGAACTGGCCAGCGGCACACCGGGCGATATCCAGTGCGCCCGCCTGCCTGAGTTGAAGCACGTCATCCGGATGGGTGAGGAACGCACGCCGGGCATGCTCAACTTCGATACCCTGCGTCTGCCGGCTGCCCGTCACGAACTCAATGCACTGGCCGAACTGGCCGAAACGCTGCAATTCGACGACCCGATCAATATCCAGTTCACCTCCGGCACAACCGGCGCGCCCAAGGGCGCCACGCTGTCGCACCACAACATCCTGAACAACGGTTTCTTCATCGGCGAAGCAATGCGCCTGACACCGGAAGACCGCCTGTGCATTCCGGTACCGCTCTACCACTGCTTCGGCATGGTGCTCGGTAACCTGGCCTGCCTGACGCACGGCTCGGCAATGATTTTCCCCGGCGAAGGTTTCGATCCGCTGTCGACGCTTGAAACTGTCGCCGAGGAGCAATGCACGGCCCTGCACGGCGTTCCGACCATGTTCATCGCCGTGCTTGATCACCCCGATTTCGCCAAATATGACCTGTCGCGTCTGCGTACCGGCATCATGGCTGGCAGCCCCTGCCCGATCGAGGTCATGAAGCGTGTGCTCGACCAGATGCACATGAACGAAGTAACCATCGCCTACGGCATGACCGAAACCTCGCCGGTGTCCTTCCAAAGCTCGGTCGATGACCCGGTTGAGCGTCGCGTCTCGACCGTCGGCCGCGTCCAGCCACACGTCGAAGTCAAGATCGTCGATACCGACGGCCGTATCGTGCCACGTGGCACGGCCGGCGAATTGCTGACCCGCGGCTATTCGGTGATGCTCGGTTACTGGGGTGACGAAGTCCGGACCCGCGAAGCGATCGACGCCGCCGGCTGGATGCATACCGGTGATCTGGCGGTGATCGACGAAGCCGGCTACTGCAATATCGTCGGCCGCCTCAAAGACATGGTGATTCGCGGCGGCGAGAACATTTACCCGCGCGAAATCGAGGAGTTTCTCTATCGCCACCCGAAAGTGCAGGACGTTCAGGTGATCGGCGTACCGGATCCCAAATATGGCGAGGAACTGTGTGCCTGGATTATCCTGAAACCTGGCCAGAACGCGACGGACCAGGACATCCGCGATTTCTGTCAGGGCCA
- a CDS encoding acetyl/propionyl/methylcrotonyl-CoA carboxylase subunit alpha has translation MFNKILIANRGEIACRVIKTARRMGIRTVAVYSEADANARHVRLADEAVLLGPAAARESYLVADKIVEACKRTGAQAVHPGYGFLSENADFADALAANGIAFIGPPASAIRAMGSKSEAKKLMGKAAVPLTPGYHGDDQTPALLHKEADAIGYPVLIKAAAGGGGKGMRLVEKSEDFPDALASCKREAISSFGDDHVLIEKYITKPRHIEIQVFADSLGNCVYLFERDCSVQRRHQKVLEEAPAPGMTLERRRQMGEAAVAAAKAVGYVGAGTVEFIANQDGSFYFMEMNTRLQVEHPVTEMITGQDLVEWQLRVAAGQPLPLAQEQLQIRGHALEARIYAEDANKGFLPSTGKLIRLAPPAESIHVRVDTGVEEGDEITPYYDPMIAKLIVWDEHRDAALARMRKALADYQVAGVTTNIDFLSRLVACPAFAGADLDTGLIERQKDFLFPPVQAVPRDALLVATVGELLWEQHEAKQKAKTSGDPWSPWHARDGWRMNLSAARMVGFRDGDSLIEAQVRYQRDQWAITIHGETTLARGKKLDGDAFAVELDDRRLVASVVAVDDKRSIFLNGSTCTLLRDDPLHLVEAGGAQGGGLTAPMPGKVVALLAQVGQKVEKGTPLLILEAMKMEHTITAPAAGTVKAFCYAAGEQVSDGAALVEFETV, from the coding sequence ATGTTTAACAAAATCCTGATCGCAAACCGCGGGGAAATCGCCTGCCGCGTCATCAAGACTGCCCGCCGCATGGGCATTCGTACCGTTGCCGTCTATTCCGAAGCCGATGCCAATGCGCGCCACGTGCGTCTCGCCGACGAAGCCGTGTTGCTTGGCCCGGCCGCCGCCCGCGAATCGTACCTGGTCGCCGACAAGATCGTCGAAGCCTGCAAGCGCACCGGCGCGCAGGCTGTCCATCCCGGCTACGGTTTCCTTTCCGAGAACGCCGACTTTGCCGACGCGCTGGCGGCCAACGGCATCGCCTTCATTGGCCCGCCGGCCTCGGCCATTCGTGCCATGGGCTCCAAATCCGAAGCCAAGAAACTGATGGGCAAAGCCGCCGTGCCGCTCACCCCGGGTTATCACGGCGATGATCAGACCCCGGCCCTGCTCCACAAGGAAGCCGATGCCATTGGCTACCCGGTACTGATCAAGGCTGCCGCAGGCGGCGGTGGCAAGGGCATGCGGCTGGTTGAAAAGAGCGAGGATTTCCCGGATGCACTGGCTTCGTGCAAGCGCGAGGCGATTTCCAGCTTCGGTGACGACCATGTATTGATCGAAAAATACATTACCAAGCCGCGCCACATCGAAATTCAGGTTTTTGCCGACTCGCTCGGCAACTGCGTCTATCTGTTCGAGCGCGACTGTTCGGTGCAGCGCCGCCACCAGAAGGTGCTGGAAGAAGCGCCGGCCCCAGGCATGACGCTGGAGCGCCGCCGCCAGATGGGCGAGGCTGCCGTTGCCGCAGCCAAGGCTGTCGGTTACGTCGGTGCCGGCACGGTCGAGTTCATCGCCAATCAGGATGGCTCGTTCTATTTCATGGAAATGAACACCCGCCTGCAGGTCGAGCACCCGGTGACTGAAATGATCACCGGGCAGGATCTGGTCGAATGGCAATTGCGCGTCGCCGCCGGCCAGCCGCTGCCGCTCGCTCAGGAGCAATTGCAGATTCGCGGCCACGCGTTGGAAGCCCGGATCTACGCAGAGGATGCCAACAAGGGCTTCCTGCCCTCGACCGGCAAGTTGATCCGCCTCGCCCCACCGGCTGAAAGCATTCACGTTCGCGTCGATACCGGTGTCGAGGAAGGTGACGAAATCACCCCCTACTACGACCCGATGATCGCCAAGCTGATCGTCTGGGACGAGCATCGCGATGCCGCACTGGCCCGCATGCGCAAGGCGCTGGCCGATTACCAGGTGGCCGGCGTGACGACCAATATCGATTTCCTGTCGCGCCTCGTCGCCTGCCCGGCTTTTGCCGGCGCCGACCTCGATACCGGCCTGATCGAACGTCAGAAGGACTTTCTCTTCCCGCCCGTTCAGGCCGTGCCGCGCGATGCGCTGCTCGTTGCAACGGTCGGCGAATTGCTCTGGGAGCAACACGAAGCGAAGCAGAAAGCCAAGACCAGCGGCGATCCGTGGTCACCGTGGCATGCCCGCGACGGCTGGCGGATGAACCTGTCCGCTGCCCGCATGGTCGGTTTCCGCGATGGCGACAGCCTGATCGAAGCACAAGTCCGCTACCAGCGCGATCAATGGGCGATCACTATCCATGGCGAAACGACGCTGGCGCGCGGTAAAAAACTGGACGGCGATGCTTTTGCCGTCGAACTCGACGACCGCCGGCTGGTCGCCAGCGTTGTCGCGGTCGACGACAAGCGCAGCATCTTTTTGAACGGCAGCACCTGCACGCTGTTGCGAGACGATCCGCTGCATCTGGTCGAAGCTGGCGGCGCCCAAGGTGGCGGCCTGACCGCACCGATGCCGGGCAAGGTTGTTGCGCTGCTCGCCCAGGTCGGTCAAAAGGTGGAAAAAGGCACGCCGCTGCTGATTCTCGAAGCGATGAAGATGGAACATACCATCACCGCGCCGGCCGCCGGCACCGTCAAAGCCTTTTGCTACGCCGCCGGCGAGCAGGTCAGCGACGGCGCGGCACTGGTCGAGTTCGAAACTGTTTGA
- a CDS encoding enoyl-CoA hydratase/isomerase family protein: protein MFTTLEIELAGQVATIWMNRPEMHNAFDETLITELTAACIALDEDADVRVVVLAGRGKSFSAGADLNWMKRAANNGVDDNLNDARALARMLRVLAEMKKPTIARVQGAALGGGTGLTAACDIAVASTKAFFATSEVKFGIIPSAISPYVVRAIGARQAYRYFQSAERIDASRARELGLVHETVEPEALDAKVAEIVAALIQGGPLAQAAAKDLIRAVDNKPINDNVVEDTAHRIAHLRATPEARDGIAAFLDKRSPAWMGE from the coding sequence ATGTTTACGACACTCGAAATCGAACTCGCCGGCCAGGTGGCCACTATCTGGATGAACCGTCCGGAGATGCATAACGCCTTCGACGAAACACTGATCACCGAACTGACTGCCGCCTGCATCGCGCTGGATGAAGATGCCGACGTGCGCGTCGTCGTCCTCGCCGGACGCGGCAAGAGCTTCTCGGCCGGTGCCGACCTCAACTGGATGAAGCGAGCCGCCAACAACGGCGTCGATGACAATCTCAATGATGCTCGTGCGCTGGCTCGCATGCTGCGTGTTCTCGCCGAAATGAAGAAACCGACCATCGCCCGCGTCCAGGGCGCCGCTCTCGGCGGCGGCACCGGCCTGACCGCCGCCTGCGACATCGCCGTGGCTTCGACCAAGGCCTTCTTTGCTACCTCGGAAGTCAAATTCGGCATCATTCCATCGGCCATCAGCCCTTACGTCGTCCGGGCCATCGGCGCGCGTCAGGCCTATCGCTACTTCCAGTCGGCCGAGCGGATCGACGCCAGCCGTGCCCGCGAACTTGGTCTGGTCCATGAAACCGTCGAGCCTGAAGCACTCGATGCCAAGGTTGCCGAAATTGTCGCCGCACTGATCCAGGGGGGTCCGCTTGCCCAGGCTGCGGCCAAGGATTTGATCCGTGCCGTCGACAACAAGCCGATCAACGACAACGTTGTCGAAGATACCGCCCACCGCATCGCCCATTTGCGCGCCACGCCAGAAGCCAGAGACGGCATCGCCGCCTTCCTCGACAAACGCTCGCCGGCATGGATGGGGGAATAA
- a CDS encoding carboxyl transferase domain-containing protein, whose amino-acid sequence MTTLKTQLNPRSADFQANAAAMETVVADLHEKVEKIALGGPEAARQKHLARGKLLPRERVNGLLDPGTPFLEIGQFAAYGMYGGDVPAASVIAGIGRVEGVECMIVANDATVKGGTYYPLTVKKHLRAQEIALENRLPCVYLVDSGGAFLPMQDEVFPDKEHFGRIFFNQANLSAQGIPQIAAVLGSCTAGGAYVPAMCDESIIVKNQGTIFLGGPPLVKAATGEVVSAEDLGGADVHTRISGVVDHLAENDAHALAIARRIIKDLNWKKAPPVTLTAPLEPRYPTQELYGVIPTDSKKPFDVREIIARVVDDSDFDEFKARYGTTLVCGFARIWGYPVGIVANNGILFSESALKGAHFIELCAQRGIPLVFLQNITGFMVGRKYENGGIARDGAKMVTAVATAKVPKFTVVIGGSFGAGNYGMCGRAYSPRFLWMWPNARISVMGGEQAAGVLATVKRDGMEATGKTWSAEEEAAFKAPIREQYETQGHPYYASARLWDDGIIDPADTRRVLGLGLSASMNAPAEETKFGIFRM is encoded by the coding sequence CTACCCTGAAAACCCAACTCAATCCGCGTAGTGCCGATTTCCAGGCCAACGCGGCAGCCATGGAGACGGTCGTTGCCGATCTCCATGAAAAGGTCGAAAAGATCGCCCTCGGCGGCCCGGAAGCGGCCCGCCAGAAGCATCTGGCCCGTGGCAAGCTGCTCCCCCGCGAGCGGGTCAATGGCCTGCTCGACCCCGGCACGCCCTTCCTTGAAATCGGCCAGTTCGCGGCCTACGGCATGTACGGCGGTGACGTGCCGGCCGCCTCGGTGATTGCCGGCATCGGTCGCGTCGAAGGCGTCGAATGCATGATCGTGGCCAACGATGCGACGGTGAAAGGCGGCACTTATTACCCGTTGACCGTGAAAAAGCACCTGCGCGCCCAGGAAATCGCGCTGGAAAACCGCCTGCCCTGCGTCTACCTGGTCGATTCCGGCGGCGCCTTCCTGCCGATGCAGGATGAAGTTTTCCCGGACAAGGAACATTTTGGCCGCATTTTCTTCAATCAGGCCAACCTGTCGGCCCAGGGCATTCCGCAGATCGCCGCCGTGCTCGGCTCGTGTACTGCCGGCGGTGCCTATGTGCCGGCGATGTGCGACGAGTCGATCATCGTCAAGAATCAAGGCACCATCTTTCTCGGCGGCCCACCGCTGGTCAAGGCGGCGACCGGTGAAGTCGTCTCGGCCGAAGACCTCGGCGGGGCCGACGTGCATACGCGCATTTCCGGCGTCGTCGATCATCTGGCCGAGAACGACGCGCACGCACTGGCCATCGCCCGCCGGATCATCAAGGATCTGAACTGGAAAAAGGCCCCACCAGTCACGTTGACCGCGCCACTCGAACCGCGCTATCCGACGCAGGAGCTGTACGGCGTCATCCCGACCGATTCCAAGAAGCCGTTCGACGTGCGTGAAATCATCGCCCGCGTCGTCGACGACTCCGATTTCGACGAATTCAAGGCCCGCTACGGCACCACGCTGGTCTGCGGTTTTGCCCGCATCTGGGGTTATCCGGTCGGCATCGTCGCCAACAACGGCATCCTGTTCTCGGAATCGGCCCTGAAAGGTGCCCATTTCATCGAACTGTGCGCCCAGCGCGGCATTCCGCTCGTCTTTTTGCAGAACATCACCGGCTTCATGGTTGGTCGCAAGTACGAAAACGGCGGCATCGCCCGCGACGGCGCCAAGATGGTCACAGCCGTCGCCACCGCCAAGGTGCCGAAATTCACCGTCGTTATCGGTGGCTCGTTTGGGGCCGGCAACTACGGCATGTGCGGCCGGGCCTACTCACCGCGCTTTCTGTGGATGTGGCCAAACGCCCGCATCTCGGTCATGGGCGGCGAACAGGCAGCCGGCGTACTGGCCACCGTCAAGCGCGACGGAATGGAAGCAACCGGAAAAACATGGAGCGCCGAGGAAGAGGCAGCCTTCAAGGCGCCAATCCGCGAGCAGTATGAAACCCAGGGCCACCCCTATTACGCCAGCGCCCGACTGTGGGACGACGGCATCATCGATCCGGCCGATACGCGCCGCGTCCTTGGCCTTGGCCTTTCTGCCTCGATGAATGCCCCGGCCGAAGAAACCAAGTTCGGCATCTTCCGGATGTAA